In one window of Macadamia integrifolia cultivar HAES 741 chromosome 2, SCU_Mint_v3, whole genome shotgun sequence DNA:
- the LOC122062384 gene encoding phosphopantothenoylcysteine decarboxylase-like, with protein MAHVEPTASAEREPIQNSAVPGKPRILLAASGSVAAIKFGSLCHSFSEWAEVRAVATKASLHFIDKASLPKDVVLYSDEDEWSSWKKIGDNVLHIELRRWADVMVIAPLSANTLGKIAGGLCDNLLTCVIRAWDFSKPLFVAPAMNTFMWNNPFTQRHLDSISELGISLIPPITKRLACGDYGNGAMAEPSVIYSTVRLSFESLAQATGGNNGHLPAV; from the exons ATGGCCCATGTGGAACCAACTGCTAGTGCAGAAAGGGAACCGATACAGAATAGTGCTGTTCCTGGGAAGCCCCGAATTTTATTAGCTGCAAGTGGAAGTGTAGCTGCAATAAAGTTTGGGAGTCTCTGTCACTCTTTTTCTGAATGGGCAGAAGTTAGAGCAGTTGCCACCAAGGCATCTTTACACTTCATTGATAAAGCATCACTTCCAAAGGATGTTGTTCTTTACAGTGATGAGGATGAATGGTCCAGTTGGAAGAAGATAGGAGACAATGTGCTTCATATTGAGCTCCGCAGGTGGGCTGATGTCATGGTTATTGCACCCTTGTCAGCAAATACACTTGGCAAG ATTGCTGGGGGCTTGTGTGACAACCTCTTGACATGCGTAATTCGAGCCTGGGACTTTAGTAAGCCGCTTTTTGTGGCGCCAGCGATGAATACCTTTATGTGGAACAATCCATTCACACAACGGCATCTTGATTCAATCAGCGAGCTTGGTATTTCTCTGATTCCTCCTATCACTAAGCGATTGGCTTGCGGAGATTATGGCAATGGTGCAATGGCAGAACCTTCTGTCATCTACTCTACTGTGAGGCTCTCTTTCGAATCACTAGCACAAGCAACTGGTGGTAATAATGGACATTTGCCTGCTGTATAG
- the LOC122062382 gene encoding hexokinase-1-like, with product MGKVAVGAAVICAATVCAAAALIVRHRMRSSGRWAKAMTILKEVDEKCATQVSKLKQVADAMTVEMHAGLASEGGSKLKMLISYVDNLPTGDEKGLFYALDLGGTNFRVLRVQLGGKEGRVVKQEFTEVSIPPHLMLGTSDDLFDYIAKELAKFVASEGEDFHLFPGRQRELGFTFSFPVKQLSIASGTLIKWTKGFSIEDAIGQDVVIELTKALERQNLDMRVTALVNDTIGTLAGGRYYDNDVAVAVILGTGTNAAYVERAQAIPKWHGLLPKSGEMVINMEWGNFRSSHLPLTEYDHALDAESLNPGEQIFEKIISGMYLGEIVRRVLCRMAEEAAFFGDTVPEKLKVPFILRTPEMSAMHHDASSDLRVVGTKLKDILGISNTSLKTRKVIVELCNIVSTRAARLAAAGILGILKKLGRDSIREGEKQRTVIAMDGGLYEHYKEFSECLETTLRELLGEEVADSMTIEHANDGSGIGAALLAASHSQYLEVDEP from the exons ATGGGGAAGGTGGCTGTTGGAGCAGCGGTGATATGCGCTGCGACTGTCTGCGCCGCGGCAGCTCTTATCGTTCGCCATCGTATGAGAAGTTCTGGTCGATGGGCTAAGGCGATGACCATACTTAAAGAAGTCGATGAGAAGTGTGCCACTCAGGTTTCTAAGCTCAAACAGGTCGCCGATGCCATGACCGTTGAGATGCATGCAGGGCTTGCTTCCGAGGGAGGAAGCAAACTCAAGATGCTCATCAGCTACGTCGACAATCTCCCCACTGG GGATGAGAAAGGATTATTTTATGCTTTGGACCTTGGTGGAACAAACTTCCGTGTTTTGCGAGTTCAATTGGGAGGGAAGGAAGGACGTGTTGTTAAACAAGAATTTACTGAGGTGTCAATTCCTCCACATTTGATGCTTGGGACTTCAGAT GACCTATTTGACTACATTGCCAAAGAGCTTGCGAAATTTGTCGCTTCTGAAGGTGAAGACTTTCACCTTTTTCCTGGCAGACAAAGGGAATTGGGTTTTACCTTCTCATTCCCTGTGAAGCAATTGTCAATTGCCTCAGGGACCCTTATTAAGTGGACGAAAGGCTTCTCTATTGAGGATGCG ATTGGTCAAGATGTAGTTATAGAATTGACAAAAGCCTTGGAAAGACAAAACCTTGATATGCGTGTGACAGCTCTG GTCAATGATACAATAGGAACATTAGCTGGTGGAAGATATTACGACAATGATGTTGCTGTTGCTGTCATCTTGGGTACTGGAACAAATGCAGCTTATGTTGAGCGAGCACAGGCAATTCCCAAGTGGCATGGTCTTCTACCGAAGTCAGGAGAGATG GTTATCAATATGGAATGGGGTAACTTCCGGTCATCACATCTTCCTTTGACAGAATATGACCATGCATTGGATGCCGAGAGTTTAAACCCTGGTGAACAG ATTTTTGAGAAGATAATTTCTGGTATGTATTTAGGAGAGATTGTACGTAGAGTCTTATGTAGGATGGCTGAAGAAGCTGCTTTTTTTGGTGATACTGTTCCAGAAAAACTCAAAGTTCCATTTATATTGAG GACACCTGAAATGTCTGCTATGCATCACGATGCATCTTCTGATTTGAGAGTGGTGGGGACCAAACTTAAGGATATCTTAGGG ATTTCTAATACCTCCTTGAAAACGAGAAAAGTTATTGTTGAGCTCTGTAATATTGTTTCAACACGTGCGGCCCGCCTTGCTGCGGCAGGAATCCTGGGTATCCTGAAGAAACTGGGAAGAGACAGTATCAGGGAGGGGGAGAAGCAGAGAACAGTTATAGCAATGGATGGTGGTTTGTATGAGCATTACAAAGAATTCAGCGAGTGTTTGGAGACCACTCTGAGAGAGTTGCTGGGAGAGGAGGTCGCAGATTCTATGACCATCGAGCATGCAAATGATGGTTCCGGCATTGGGGCTGCACTTCTTGCAGCTTCTCACTCCCAGTATCTGGAGGTCGACGAGCCCTGA